From Cygnus olor isolate bCygOlo1 unplaced genomic scaffold, bCygOlo1.pri.v2 scaffold_156_ctg1, whole genome shotgun sequence, the proteins below share one genomic window:
- the LOC121063279 gene encoding free fatty acid receptor 3-like, which produces MSAPPFAINHRLCLVVYASAFTLGLPLNLVALVALGVAARHRHLLPADVLLLNLTVADLALVASLPVRMAEAAWEATWKLPPALCPLFVFLFFTSIYLTTLSLTALSVDRYLSAAFPVQYRQRRRVAHAAVAAAGSWAAALGHCSVVYVAQPGPAGNGTACYTRFAGPQLATLLALRLEIFLVLFCLPLAITAFCYSRLVCIVAALPTAALGRKRRVVALAAATTAAFVLCFAPFNVSHVVGYLRRENPPWRAYAVLLTTLNACLDPLIFCFSSAALRRGLRQVWDAMGLGWLRARCRAPSERSGDMAGGSGGEALGLLACLGVGGTELEASQQASGLREPQGRALEAWGSHGGPQTSGDGLGGDKEQSQAGASGVAADPWAGLCDLG; this is translated from the coding sequence ATGTCCGCCCCCCCCTTTGCCATCAACCACCGCCTGTGCCTGGTGGTCTACGCCAGCGCCTTcaccctggggctgcccctcaACCTGGTGGCCCTGGTGGCCCTGGGGGTGGCAGCGCGGCACCGGCATCTGCTGCCTGCTGATGTCCTCCTCCTCAACCTGACCGTGGCCGACCTGGCACTGGTGGCCTCCCTGCCTGTCCGCATGGCTGAGGCTGCCTGGGAGGCCACCTGGAAGTTGCCACCGGCCCTCTGCCCGctctttgtcttcctcttcttcaccaGCATctacctcaccaccctctccCTCACTGCCCTCAGTGTCGACCGCTACCTCAGCGCTGCCTTCCCTGTCCAGTACCGCCAGCGCCGGCGTGTGGCCCACGCTgccgtggctgctgctggctcctgggcAGCTGCCTTGGGCCACTGCAGCGTGGTCTACGTGGCTCAGCCTGGCCCAGCGGGCAATGGCACGGCCTGCTACACCCGCTTCGCTGGCCCGCAGCTGGCCACCTTGCTGGCCCTCCGCCTGGAGATCTTCCTGGTGCTCTTCTGCCTGCCCCTGGCCATCACCGCCTTCTGCTACAGCCGTCTGGTCTGCATTGTGGCTGCCCTCCCCaccgctgccctgggcaggaAGCGGCGGGTGGTGGCCCTGGCAGCTGCCACCACAGCAGCCTTCGTCCTCTGCTTTGCCCCCTTCAACGTCTCTCACGTGGTGGGGTACCTGCGGCGGGAGAACCCGCCCTGGAGGGCCTACGCCGTGCTGCTCACCACCCTCAATGCCTGCCTCGACCCCCtcatcttctgcttctcctctgctgccctgcGACGGGGCCTCCGGCAAGTCTGGGATGCGATGGGGCTCGGTTGGCTCCGGGCCAGGTGCCGGGCACCCTCTGAGAGAAGTGGGGATATGGCTGGGGGGTCTGGAGGCGAGGCGTTGGGCTTGTTGGCGTGTCTGGGGGTCGGTGGCACTGAGCTGGAGGCATCTCAGCAGGCTTCAGGCCTAAGAGAGCCCCAAGGCAGGGCTTTGGAGGCTTGGGGCAGCCATGGGGGTCCCCAGACATCTGGGGATGGTCTTGGGGGAGACAAGGagcaaagccaggctggagctTCTGGGGTGGCTGCGGATCCTTGGGCTGGGCTCTGTGACCTGGGTTGA
- the CD22 gene encoding B-cell receptor CD22 — MPGSPKLLGLPHPAAALVSPAMRFFICLFFLIPGAAPAVCPKPVTGPEEVVAGLGSCVLIPCRYNLCQAGPGTRLPALRWLQKPVYDHGRRDYLGGLLVSTGTGATSSRARIGVAVSPHAPTADTASGEGDCSLVLSHVRAEDAGEYGLRLEANGTRPNRDLRWFHKVVLNVTDAPPAPRLWPDPQHLTEGRITTLGCWVPPACPEDTVALAWDGPASRVAGAKVQPWTPPDLTMFPPATGISLDFNPTWYHDKSNLSCLLRGADGKTVAQTTRQLQVHYAPRDVRVEVMPTSPVHEGWQVTLSCHDSANPPSFAYSWSLNGLMLPSRMDKVLLPSVQVRDGGAYHCHATNIVGTIESHPTILEVYYAPRDVRVEVTSPVHEGWEVTLKCRDSANPPSRTYAWSLEGQILPHSSAQLRLWPVREVDGGSYRCQATNVIGTADSPPTLLEVYYRPRNATLTVLTPLPVLAGTRVSLHCELGLAHPPPSTIQWLRNDRHEANTIGPTFSFTAEPTRASTYRCVGQNVAGSTQSPPLAVIVWYPPQAAWVRQSPRGELVAGRGPVRLRCEAGVAEPPFYNISWFKGGQRLPASGPNLLLPGPEPADTGTYICEVRNVAGAARSAPTTLNILFGPRSVELVPEPGEDVYEMTSVALHCRVSAQPLPDAFEWFRDGRTLGRASKDLWVLRAVGIQASGRYRCRATNSIASADSPDVTITVYYTRATILRKTFLGLGVGLSSLLLLGALGCFLRRRWQRQMAADEEPVVEPSGTFFLRNKKPRPPASPQPPHTADDTISYSSLVSPPGSGPVPRVQGDTVVYSILKRNDGAAKATEGPDYENVPSGPRGRAGDRDGDGDGTLLYAALALSPPVTPQEHAGGMGDAVEYAALRH, encoded by the exons ATGCCTGGGTCCCCCAAACTCCTGGGTCTcccccaccctgcagcagctttgGTCTCCCCAGCCATGCGGTTCTTCAtctgcctcttcttcctcatccCGG GTGCTGCCCCAGCCGTCTGCCCGAAGCCGGTGACGGGCCCGGAGGAGGtggtggctgggctgggctcctgcGTCCTCATCCCCTGCCGCTACAACTTGTGCCAGGCGGGACCTGGCACCCGCCTGCCCGCCCTGCGCTGGCTGCAGAAGCCTGTCTATGACCATGGCCGCCGCGACTACCTtggggggctgctggtgagCACCGGCACTGGTGCCACCAGCTCCAGGGCCAGGATTGGGGTCGCGGTGTCGCCCCATGCTCCCACTGCCGACACCGCCTCTGGGGAGGGGGACTGCAGCCTGGTCCTGTCCCATGTCCGAGCGGAAGATGCCGGTGAATACGGACTGCGGCTGGAGGCCAACGGCACCCGCCCCAACCGTGACCTGCGCTGGTTCCACAAAGTTGTCCTCAACGTCACTG atgctccccctgctccccgccTCTGGCCAGACCCGCAACACCTCACCGAAGGGCGCATAAccaccctggggtgctgggtgccccctgcctgccctgagGACACTGTCGCCCTTGCCTGGGATGGGCCAGCCTCCAGAGTGGCAGGGGCAAAAGTGCAACCCTGGACCCCTCCAGACCTCACTATGTTCCCCCCGGCCACTGGCATCAGCTTGGACTTCAACCCCACCTGGTACCATGACAAGTCCAACCTCAGCTGCCTCCTGCGGGGGGCTGATGGGAAGACTGTGGCCCAGACAACCCGCCAGCTCCAGGTCCACT ATGCTCCGCGGGATGTACGGGTGGAGGTGATGCCGACATCCCCAGTCCACGAGGGCTGGCAGGTGACGCTGAGCTGCCACGACTCTGCCAACCCCCCATCCTTCGCCTATTCCTGGAGCCTGAATGGCCTGATGCTGCCCTCCAGAATGGACAAGGTCCTCCTGCCGTCAGTCCAGGTCCGCGATGGCGGTGCCTACCACTGCCATGCCACCAACATTGTGGGAACGATTGAGTCCCATCCCACCATCCTCGAGGTCTACT ATGCCCCGCGGGATGTGCGGGTGGAGGTAACGTCCCCTGTCCATGAGGGCTGGGAAGTGACGCTGAAATGCCGCGACTCTGCCAACCCCCCGTCCCGCACCTATGCCTGGAGCCTGgagggccagatcctgcctcacagctcagcccagctccGTCTGTGGCCAGTCCGGGAAGTGGACGGTGGCTCCTACCGCTGTCAGGCCACCAATGTCATAGGGACGGCTGATTCCCCCCCAACTCTCCTTGAGGTCTACT ACCGGCCCAGGAATGCCACCCTGACGGTGCTGACCCCCCTGCCGGTGCTGGCGGGGACCCGTGTATCTCTGCACTGTGAGCTCGGCCTGGCCCACCCACCTCCGTCCACCATCCAATGGCTGCGCAACGACCGCCATGAGGCCAACACCATCGGCCCCACCTTCAGCTTCACCGCCGAGCCCACCCGCGCCAGCACCTACCGCTGCGTTGGCCAAAACGTCGCTGGCTCCACCCAATCCCCGCCCCTTGCTGTCATCGTCTGGT ATCCTCCCCAGGCTGCTTGGGTGCGGCAGAGCCCCAGGGGAGAGCTGGTGGCTGGGAGAGGCCCAGTTCGGCTGCGCTGTGAGGCTGGGGTGGCCGAGCCCCCCTTCTACAACATCAGCTGGTTCAAGGGGGGGCAGCGGCTGCCAGCCTCTGGCCccaacctgctgctgcccggTCCTGAGCCTGCCGATACTGGCACCTACATCTGTGAGGTCCGAAATGTCGCAGGGGCTGCCCGCAGCGCCCCCACCACCCTCAACATTCTCT TTGGGCCACGGTCGGTGGAGCTTGTGCCGGAGCCAGGAGAGGACGTGTATGAGATGACCAGCGTGGCCCTGCACTGCCGCGTGTccgcccagcccctgcccgaTGCCTTTGAGTGGTTTCGTGATGGTCGAACCCTGGGCCGGGCCTCCAAGGACCTGTGGGTGCTGCGTGCCGTGGGCATCCAAGCATCTGGGCGCTACCGCTGCCGCGCCACCAACTCCATCGCCTCTGCCGACTCCCCTGATGTCACCATCACAGTCTACT ACACCAGGGCCACCATCCTGCGAAAGACCTTCCTGGGCCTCggtgtggggctgagcagcctcctgctgctgggcgcCCTTGGGTGCTTCCTCCGCCGCCG GTGGCAGCGGCAGATGGCAGCTGATGAGGAGCCAGTTGTGGAGCCGTCGGGGACCTTCTTCCTCCGCAACAAAAAG cctcgTCCACCCGCgtccccacagccaccccacaCTGCTGATGACACCATCAGTTACTCATCACTGGTGTCCCCTCCTGGCTCTGGACCTGTCCCCAG GGTGCAAGGGGACACTGTGGTCTACAGCATCCTCAAGAGGAATGATGGTGCTGCAAAG GCCACCGAAGGACCCGACTATGAGAACGTCCCCTCTGGTCccaggggcagagctggggacagggatggggacggggacgggacaCTGCTCTATGCAGCTCTGGCGCTGTCCCCCCCAGTGACACCCCAGGAACATGCTGGGGGCATGGGAGACGCTGTTGAATATGCAGCCCTGCGGCACTGA